One Parvularculales bacterium DNA window includes the following coding sequences:
- a CDS encoding CoA pyrophosphatase: MRNYQSKIINNIDNRLSYGAETLADHDGLIPAAVLVPVVERPAGPVVLLTRRAETLPQHSGQIAFPGGKINGIEETPTNAALRETKEEIGLDRSFIEVAGFLDMHTVGSGFSITPVVGFVRSGFTLCLDAGEVDEVFEVPLSFLMNPSNHQHHKVERNGVRRCFYAIPYEDYNIWGATAGILRNLYERVFAL, encoded by the coding sequence ATGCGCAATTACCAGAGTAAAATTATAAATAACATTGATAACCGCCTTAGCTATGGCGCTGAGACACTAGCCGACCACGATGGTCTAATACCGGCGGCGGTTTTAGTTCCGGTGGTGGAGCGGCCTGCTGGCCCTGTGGTGCTTCTTACTCGACGGGCGGAAACATTACCCCAACATTCTGGTCAGATCGCTTTTCCCGGGGGTAAAATAAATGGAATAGAAGAAACTCCCACCAATGCCGCCTTAAGAGAGACAAAAGAGGAGATAGGTCTTGACCGCTCTTTCATTGAGGTTGCTGGGTTTCTGGATATGCATACTGTGGGCAGTGGTTTTTCTATTACGCCGGTTGTAGGGTTTGTACGCTCGGGGTTTACATTGTGCCTTGATGCGGGTGAAGTGGATGAAGTTTTCGAGGTTCCGTTGTCTTTTTTGATGAACCCATCAAACCATCAACATCATAAAGTAGAGCGCAATGGAGTGCGGCGTTGTTTTTACGCTATCCCTTATGAAGATTATAATATATGGGGGGCTACGGCCGGTATCTTGCGCAATCTTTATGAGAGGGTTTTTGCGCTATGA
- a CDS encoding DUF1285 domain-containing protein, whose translation MEHSLVDDILKGFDSTKSAAKSALPPVHLWNPDFCGDIDMRIARDGTWYYLGTPIGRKRLARLFSTVLRHDDDGRYYLVTPAEKIGITVDDAPFVAVGLSVEGEGETQTLRFTTNMGDAVEAGLDNPIRVTINGESGEPSPYVLVRARLEALIGRSVFYDLVALGCGAVVEGQSYFGVWSGGMFFPFMGTDELHTLSDTECS comes from the coding sequence ATGGAGCATTCTTTGGTAGATGATATTTTAAAAGGGTTTGATTCAACGAAAAGCGCGGCTAAATCCGCATTGCCACCTGTTCATCTTTGGAATCCTGACTTTTGTGGTGATATTGATATGCGCATCGCCCGTGATGGAACATGGTATTATCTGGGCACACCTATTGGTCGCAAACGCTTGGCGCGACTCTTTTCTACGGTGTTACGGCACGATGATGATGGCCGATATTATCTAGTAACACCAGCAGAAAAAATTGGTATCACCGTTGATGATGCCCCCTTTGTAGCTGTGGGACTTTCTGTGGAGGGTGAAGGAGAAACACAAACTCTGCGGTTTACAACCAACATGGGTGATGCCGTTGAGGCCGGACTGGACAACCCCATAAGGGTTACCATAAATGGTGAATCCGGAGAGCCATCTCCTTATGTTCTGGTGCGGGCGCGTTTGGAGGCACTTATCGGGCGTTCTGTTTTTTATGATTTAGTAGCTCTGGGATGTGGGGCGGTGGTTGAAGGGCAGTCATATTTTGGCGTATGGAGCGGGGGTATGTTTTTTCCTTTTATGGGGACCGATGAATTGCACACGTTATCCGATACCGAGTGTTCATAG
- a CDS encoding DUF6111 family protein, which translates to MIRIILVNVIAFSLPFILYGSYIWLQRMRGRQQGKDVFGGRVVFLLVAIGLVLVIAGFLSLASFEGGSPDGVYVPPRYEDGLIIPGRIE; encoded by the coding sequence ATGATACGTATCATTTTGGTGAACGTGATTGCTTTTTCCCTGCCGTTTATTCTTTATGGGAGTTATATTTGGTTGCAACGTATGAGGGGGCGTCAGCAGGGCAAGGATGTATTTGGCGGGCGGGTGGTTTTCTTGCTTGTAGCGATAGGGTTGGTTTTAGTGATTGCAGGCTTTTTGTCTCTTGCTAGTTTTGAGGGTGGTTCTCCTGACGGCGTTTATGTACCACCGCGTTATGAAGATGGTCTCATTATTCCAGGTCGCATTGAGTAG